gtttctctgctCTATTTTATCGACACATTTTCCTTGCTCTGTTGTGAGCTCTGTGCGAGATCCCCCGTGTCTCTGATCAGTATGTCAATTCCCCGGTCAAAGCCCCACGGCGCTTTCCTTATTACCTCCATTATTTGAATTGGCAGGTTGGACAACAAAGCTATATGCACAATGTAGTCTCCAATACATCAAAGTCTGCCTGCAAACCCTGACGTGACCAGCGGCCAAACCAGGTCATCATGATGAGAACGATAAAcaactaatgtgtgtgtttgtgtgtgtgtgttttacctccAGTGCCTGACAGAGCTGCTTTAGCTCCAGCCAAAGTCAACAGTCCGCCTGGTTTGAGGTGCAGAGTGGCGAGGTGGCTGGAGATAGTGGAGGTCCACACACTCTGTTTCCACATCAGATCAGTGTTCTTGTATAAATCTACGAggtatttgaaaaaaaaacattaaaaacgaAAGCCTCATTTTAAATTCGCTGGCATCTTATAATTTACCCAACCTGAGGGTTAGGGGGAGGGTATTTATCATCTTATTTAATTAAACACTTTGGAAATGCGCTGAGGAAAACGACAGTTACACAAGCAGATCAATACCAGTCTTAGGTTTgtctggaaaaaatgtaaagctaaaAGCTGGTTCGCTCAATGGTTAGTTTAAAGTATTTTGGAGCATGTTGGTATagtgtattttttctttctcttcgtGTATAGTATTCTACAGATGTGTTTCTAATGTTGatatacatttgatttactttttaaagatatttcttaatttttgttttcatgctgctgcagcaaaataataacagaagaaaaaaaatctatgaTGATTCACGGGACAGCTTTTTTATATAAGCTATGCAACtgactttgttttcttgtatttatattattgttgaCAATCTAATCTGATAACTttttgaactgttttttttcaacacacatttttgagcAGAATTTAAGGGATGTTTGGATGTGGGATTTAATTACCTTGGGAAGAGCAATGCTAACTGTTTCCTACTGTTCCCAGTCTTTATGgtaagctaaccagctgcttcCTATTTACTGTACAATTTGTCAAGGCAGCAATAGCTGATTATTAATTTTACAGCAAACAAAAAGGTTGAACTCTGACCTTTGGAGCTACAGCTTCCTCCCGCCCAGCCTCCGGCCACACACAAGATGGCGTCCACTTTGAGTTCCCCTAGCAACTGGGCCACATCTGCCGTCACCTATCAGACAAAATGAGAGATAACTAACAACTCCTTATTTATGAAGACACGGGGGAATGGCATTTAAATGTCAAGCAGTACATCTCAGCTTTTATTAGCTAGAAAAGTGTAATACACATTGTACGCTGCATTCAGGACAACACAATAAATGAGgatatttaaaaatcaacaacatGCACAGTAGGAGATAAATGAATGATGAATACAAAGAGTGACCTTTATtgcaaaatactaaataaaatgaacatgtaTCCTATGGCAGTGTGACAAGGGATCTGTAAATAATTGAGACATGCTACAGAACTTAACAAAAGTCATGTAAACCACCTAAATTATTTGTTGGAATGATGTACACAAGGACCTAACATGGCAGACATATACATAAATTAAGGGCAACTTTAAAGAACACAGATGTAAGATGGATTTTGCACTTTTTGTCAATGTGATAGCTCttaaatattttactgaaaTCGTTAAAGAAAAGAGTACCCTTTGAAAACATACCTGGGTtgttatttattgcattttaactTGACATTTCGCTAATTAAGTTACAGTGTGTGCGAgtagtgtttttctctgtctctttttccccccagagagaaataaactagatataaataacataaaaacaagaagTAAAATGTGGAATATGTCAATTTGATTTTGTGTCGGGGTAACCATTGTCGAGATTTAACAAgataaaaaacaaggaaaaaatatatattgactGGGCTTGTTACACAGCTGCAATTACATTAAATcgttttaataaaatacaaacaagtatattttaaaacaaaatgcttcGGTAGCATCAAATAAAGCAGAAAGCTAAAGAAGTCGttgaaaaacaatacaaaattataattacattcacatttttcattttttcctaaTTTGACTTGAACGCAGCATTGACATAAACAACTGAATGCagcaaacataaatataaatcatatttattataaactactATATTCATAACAACAGTTCGACTTTAGCTGCAGGTTGTAACATATCTACTGCTACTTGTAAGTCCATCACTTACACATTAAACAGAAACaactattaaaataaacatcattatAAAACTCACCTGTCCTGCCTGCTCGTTAAAAGATTCACTCGACTTCACAATCACGTTGTCGTTTGCCTCCTCGTTTGCAACCATATCGATGGAAGTAACCCActataaatgaataacaaacatAGAAACACACTTAGCTTACCATTTAGCAGAGTGTTAGCAGCTAAGCTAGGATATGCATGCTATCACTCACCCATCCTTTGGATTTAAAATGCTGCACACACTTGGAGCCCAgagctcctctccctccataCACGATCACCCGATTAGCAGCAGCCATGTTTGGGGTCAGTAAGTGTCAGAGTTAATGCTGTGTGTTCGCAGAAAGCAGAGTGAGCTGAGGCTAAACTGCAGCTGAAATACAGAGAGGgagctagagagagagagagagagaggaggggggcgTTTCTTCTGCAACAGGTTGGTGGAGCTAATGCGACTTTCAAAGGTACTCGGACATGCGAGTATTGAAAGGAGCCACATGGACTAGTCTAGTGAAATATCCAAATTGCAGTATTTGGTGAAGggtaaacaaaaacatggcaaaatatgtgaaaatatatgAACAAAGTTGAGTGGTGCTGCAGGCTATAGAGCATACAAACAGTATTctacagatttaaaataaatatgtgcatGGTGCACATCCTCTTACAATCGTTGATACATATTTTTCTATAAATATCATAATAATGTTACATAATGATCAATCCTACTTATGTTGCAAATCATTTCCCTGTGCCATATCAGTCGAACAATAGAAATTAGATCGTGcagccctttaaaaaaaaaaagaaaactgtttgataggtcattttatttgaatacatattaaataaatgtttccccAAATTCAATTTAAGTTATACTTCAGTTTACAGGATATCTGTTAAAGGTTGTACACTTTTGAAGTTATATAACTGTcaaattgaatttttttttcatatgtgtacagttttactttttattcttttctatTACGACACATGTTGTATTAAGTGTTAGATTAACACGCTTAAACTTCAGCCTACACCTTTCTTTGAATATGATTATATTTTacctttaatataaatataaaccacTTCTCCTGCAAAATGCTCTACTGATTCCCCAGCTAGTCACTGACTTTATCCGTCTGCTGTTGAATCTACAATATGTTTGCTTCAGTCTGAAAAGAgctgaaaacaataaaagtctGGGAATAATTCTCTTTAGATAATTTAATACACGGGACCCCTTCCACATGGATGTAAATGAAGGTTCTGTACCTCACAGTGCTGCaaaatacaatttgttggaAAAATAGTCCTGCTCATTGATTTGCAACACTGCCCACAAGAAGCTAATGCATGCAGGGATGTTAAATGGAGATCTAGTTCAGGATGCAAAATCTCTGACTGGTTAACCCACTTTTCTTGCACTAAATAGTTAATGTTGTTAAATTGCGTTATTACATTTTGAACTGATTATGAGCTCATAGAAGAAGCCTTGGACTTTTTGTGGGTCAGTCtggcagagagagcagagagcagtaCTGCAGAGGCTTCTTTTGCTAAAtgtaacagaaatgtaaaaagtaagATGCTCTGTGTCTTATATTCATTGAACCAGTTTGAATACTGAGGGTCAAATGGTTGACTACCTGCATTCTATTGAATTTTTGTGATCCAATTTATGTTGgaattgtttttagttttgcagTTTATACAAACATAATGGTTTATGATGCGTTAAGGCTGGCAGCCATTTGTTCTCTTGTAGAGCAACTCTTCTCATTACATAATAACTCACCGCCGAGTCAGCATACATGCAGGCAGGATTTACTCCATCccatttgtgtcttttttcagGAAAACCACATTTGATGTGCTGGTGGGACCTTTTCATGTCATTgatacattgatttatttaatttaaatgataaacCCTTGCACTTTAATAACTCATATACCCCAAATGAGTGTTCTCTGAGAAGTTGTATTTAAATAGGTAATATTGAAATATGAAAGTTgtaatttaattgaaataaagtcaGTATTTCGTACAGTCTGCTGTGCAAAGTTCATTTGTAGCTTCTGGATGACGGCACACTGTAATGGTAGAGGAGGTTATCATAATGAAGGTTTTCTTCACATTcatttgttattataaagaCATTGGAAAATGGTTATATCAGACACCAGTGCGTAGATAACTCTATGGAATTGGTATATtagcattttgtgtttgaatgccTGCCAAATAAATGTAGCTTACATTTTGCTTCCTCttaaattgtaatattattatttttaattttaatttttaatttattaaaaacaatgttgtatTACTatcatgattattattattattattattattattattattattattattattattattattattattgttgttgttgtttattgccacacttttaatattattatcacaTTTATAGTTAGAATTGTGTAAAATTATCATTGATTATAATTAATAttgtcttattattattttttattccctGCTAGTGTCATATTAAtcaaaaacaattattcaaaCAATATTCTTCTCTCACTGAAAGTATGTTTCTTACATTCAGTTTTCCTGCAGTGACAGCAGGTGCTGCTGTTACACTGTGATGCTGATGACACAGCTCTGTGTTGCAGCTCCACGTTATTGTGCTGCTGTTCTGTCTGAGCTCTCATGAATAATACAAGCAAGATGGCCTTGACTCCCCTGTCACTGTAGAGCAGCCCCCGATCTGTCACACTCACCTGGATTTGACACACACTCCTGCTACAGGGGAATAAATGCTTGGTTTGTGTATTTTGAcatccacacactcacacatattcAGTGTGAGGGAGACAAATACACACTTGCACTTTTTGCAGTGTTGTAAACAAAAGTAATATGCCATCCCTTCCTGCATGTCTACCTATCTCCTGGATAAAaggcatgacacacacacacacacacacacacacacacacacacacacacacacacacacacacacacacacacacacacacacacacacacacacacacacacacactaacatctATTGTTGATGGGAGTCAGTGAGGCTGACCGAGCTTGCTTCTCGCAGAGAGCCAGATGACGTGTCGAGGAACGAACAATAACTACGTCCTGCTGTCTGGTTCATATCTGGGAGACACATGCTGCAGCTTTCTGAAATCCACACAGACAAAATCATAGAGAACGCAGCAGAAATCTGTGCCAGGTTGAGTCTCTGTCTGCAGCTTGACTTGTTAGGTGGGGGTATTGTTTTGGAAATTCAACTAGAATCATCTTCTGGTAAGAAATGATCGATAGAAAGTTTCAATTTCAGAGTAAATGCAGGTGATGTACATATTTAATGAGTTGCATTGTCCTATTGAAGACAGTTAGTGTGGCCGAGCGGTCCTAAACGCAGGATTAAGGCTCCAGTCTTTCAGGAGgtgtgggttcaaatcccaccactgcaAATATGAAACTAAACAACTTTTGGTAAAAGGAAACCACAGTCATTATGGTTGCTGTCAAGCTTcgtcttttttacattttttttttggtgcattTTGCTATTAAATGAAGGTagtgtggccgagcggtctaaggcgctggATTTAGCCTACAGGATctcaggaggcgtgggttcaaatcccaccactgccattataaGAAAATATGTGCTTTAAGGAAACCACACCTACTCTGAAGACAAACCCTCCTATTTTCATAGCAACTGAGTCTTGAGTTAGTTGTGGGTCAGTGGTAAGTATCTGCTAAGATGCTCAACACCAAGATCctcttcaaatcaaaaacacactgttttctattCCACCTTCTTAATCCAAGGAACATTTATCAAGGTCGATTTTAGTTTTGATGTAAATTGACAATTGTAAAAGAAATTGGACTTTAGGAATTCTTCCCACTGGCTGTAGGGGCTCTTTGATTTGAAAGATTGTGGTTTCTTTTAAGgttatactttatttacattttcaatgatttgCATTTCCCCATGAAAAACAGGTAGTGTGGCCGAGCGGTCCAAGGCGCTGGATtaaggctccagtctctcaggaggcgtgggttcaaatcccaccactgccattataaGAAAATAAGTGCTTAAAGGGAACCACAACTACTCTGATGACAAACCGTCCTAATTTCCTAGCAACTGAGTCTTGAGTTAGTTGTGGCTCAGTTTGAGGGTCAGTTGTAAGTATCTGCTAAGATGCTCAACCCCAAGATcctcttcaaataaaaaacacactgttttctattCTACCGTCTTACCAAGGAGAATATATCAAggtagatttttgttttgatgtaagttGACAATTGTAAGAGAAATTGGATTCAAGAACTTCAGGTAAAAGGAAACCTCAGTCATTATGGTTGCTGTCAAGCTTcgtcttttgtacatttttttttgggtGAATTTTCCTATGTAAAGAAGGTagtgtggccgagcggtctaaggcgctggattaaggctccagtctctcaggaggcgtgggttcaaatcccaccactgccattataaGAAAATAAGTGCTTAAAGGGAACCACAACTACTCTGACGACAAACCGTCCTAATTTCCTAGCAACTGAGTCTTGAGTTAGTTGTGGCTCAGTTTGAGGGTCAGTGGTAAGTATCTGCTAAGATGCTCAACCCCAAGATCctcttcaaatcaaaaacacacagttttctaTTCCACCTTCTTAATCCAAGGAGCATTTATCAAggtagatttttgttttgatgtaagttGACAGAGAAATTGGACTTTAGAAATTCTTCCCACTGGCCGTAGGGGCTCTTTGATTTTGGTCATTGTGTTGCTATCAAGTTCATTCTTTTGTACGTTTTCGATCTGTTGCGTTTCCCATGAAAATCAGGTAGTGTGGCCGAGCGGTCCAAGGCGCTGGATtaaggctccagtctctcaggaggcgtgggttcaaatcccaccactgccattatgAAACTAAAGAACTTGTGGTAAAAGGAAACCACACTCCCTCTCATTATGGTTGCTATCAAGATCcgtcttttgtaaaaaaaaaatgttgcattttcctGTGAAAAGAAGGTAGTGTGGCCGAGCGGTCCAAGGCGCTGGATTtaggctccagtctctcaggaggcgtgggttcaaatcccaccactgccattataaaaaaagataagtgCTTTAAGGAAACCACACCTACTCTGAAGACAAACCCCTCTACTTTCGTAGGAACTAAGTCTTGAGACAGTAGTAACTCATTTTTAGGGTCAGTGGTAATAATCTGCTAAAACGCTCAACCCCAAGATtctcttcaaataaaaaacacactgttttctattCTACCGTCTTACCAAGGAGAATTTATCAACgtagatttttgttttgatgtaagttGACAATTGTAAGAGAAATTGGAATTTAGAACTTCAGGTAAAAGGAAACCTCAGTCATTATGGTTGCTGTCAAGCTTCgtcttttctacatttttttttgggtGCATTTTCCTATGTAAAGAAGGTagtgtggccgagcggtctaaggcgctggattaaggctccagtctctcaggaggcgtgggttcaaatcccaccactgccattataaGAAAATAAGTGCTTAAAGGGAACCACAACTACTCTGACGACAAACCCTCCTATTTTCCTAGCAACTGAGTCTTGAGTTAGTTGTGGCTCAGTTTGAGGGTCAGTGGTAAGTATCTGCTAAGATGCTCAACCCCAAGATCctcttcaaatcaaaaacacacagttttctaTTCCACCTTCTTAATCCAAGGAGCATTTATCAAggtagatttttgttttgatgtaagttGACAGAGAAATTGGACTTTAGAAATTCTTCCCACTGGCCGTAGGGGCTCTTTGATTTTGGTCATTGTGTTGCTATCAAGTTCATTCTTTTGTACGTTTTCGATCTGTTGCGTTTCCCATGGTAGTGTGGCCGAGCGGTCCAAGGCGCTGGATtaaggctccagtctctcaggaggcgtgggttcaaatcccaccactgccattatgAAACTAAAGAACTTGTGGTAAAAGGAAACCACAGTCCCACTCATTATGGTTGCTATCAAGATCCGTCTTttgtaaaaaagagaaatgttgcattttcctttgaaaagaaggtagtgtggccgagcggtctaaggcgctggatttaggctccagtctctcaggaggcgtgggttcaaatcccaccactgccattataaaaaaagataagtgCTTTAAGGAAACCACACCTACTCTGAAGACAAACCCCCCTACTTTCGTAGGAACTAAGTCTTGAGACAGTAGTATCTCAGTTTGAGGGTCAGTGGTAATAATCTGCTAAAATGCTCAACCCCAAGattcttttcaaatcaaaaacacactgttttctattCCACCTTCTTAATCCAAGTAACATTTATCAAggtagatttttgttttgatgtaagttGACAATTGTAAGACAAATTGGAATTTAAAACTTCAGGTAAAAGGAAACCTCAGTCATTATGGTTGCTGTCAAGCTTcgtgttttgtacatttttttttgggtGCATTTTCCTATGTAAAGAAGGTagtgtggccgagcggtctaaggcgctggattaaggctccagtctctcaggaggcgtgggttcaaatcccaccactgccattataaaaaaatgacaagtgCTTTAAGGAAACCACACCTACCCTGAAGACAAACCCCCTACTAACTAAGCAACTAAGTCTTGAGTTAGGCGTAGCTCAGTTTGAGATTCATTGGTAAGTATCTGCTAAGATGCTCAACCCCAAAATCctcttcaaatcaaaaacacactgttttctattCCACCTTCTTAATCCAAGGAGCATTTATCAAGGtcgatttttgttttgatgtaagttGACAGAGAAATTGGACTTTAGAAATTCTTCCCACTGGCCGTAGGGGCTCTTTGATTTTGGTCATTGTGTTGCTATCAAGTTCATTCTTTTGTACGTTTTCGATCTGTTGCGTTTCCCATGGTAGTGTGGCCGAGCGGTCCAAGGCGCTGGATtaaggctccagtctctcaggaggcgtgggttcaaatcccaccactgccattatgAAACTAAAGAACTTGTGGTAAAAGGAAACCACAGTCCCACTCATTATGGTTGCTATCAAGATCCGTCTTttgtaaaaaagagaaatgttgcattttcctttgaaaagaaggtagtgtggccgagcggtctaaggcgctggatttaggctccagtctctcaggaggcgtgggttcaaatcccaccactgccattataaaaaaagataagtgCTTTAAGGAAACCACACCTACTCTGAAGACAAACCCCCTACTTTCGTAGGAACTAAGTCTTGAGACAGTAGTAACTCAGTTTTGAGGGTCAGTGGTAATAATCTGCTAAAATGCTCAACCCCCAGattcttttcaaatcaaaaacacactgttttataTTCCACCTTCTTAATCCAAGTAACATTTATCAAggtagatttttgttttgatgtaagttGACAATTGTAAGACAAATTGGAATTTAAAACTTCAGGTAAAAGGAAACCTCAGTCATTATGGTTGCTGTCAAGCTTcgtcttttgtacatttttttttgggtGCATTTTCCTATGTAAAGAAGGTagtgtggccgagcggtctaaggcgctggattaaggctccagtctctcaggaggcgtgggttcaaatcccaccactgccatcATAAGAAAATGACAAGTGCTTAAAGGAAACCACACCTACCCTGAAGACAAACCCCCTACTAACTAAGCAACTAAGTCTTGAGTTAGTCGTAGCTCAGTTTGAGGATTCAGTGGTAAGTATCTGCTAAGATGCTCAACCCCAAAATCCTCTCAAATCAAAACCACACTGTTTTCTATTCCACCTTCTTAATCCAAGGAGCATTTATCAAGGtcgatttttgttttgatgtaagttGACAGAGAAATTGGACTTTAGAAATTCTTCCCACTGGCCGTAGGGGCTCTTTGATTTTGGTCATTGTGTTGCTATCAAGTTCATTCTTTTGTACGTTTTCGATCTGTTGCGTTTCCCATGAAAATCAGGTAGTGTGGCCGAGCGGTCCAAGGCGCTGGATtaaggctccagtctctcaggaggcgtgggttcaaatcccaccactgccattatgAAACTAAAGAACTTGTGGTAAAAGGAAACCACACTCCCACTCATTATGGTTGCTATCAAGATCcgtcttttgtaaaaaaaaaaatgttgcattttcctGTGAAAAGAAGGTAGTGTGGCCGAGCGGTCCTAAGGCGCTGGATTtaggctccagtctctcaggaggcgtgggttcaaatcccaccactgccattataaaaaaagatacgTGCTTTAAGGAAACCACACCTACTCTGAAGACAAACCCCCTTACTTTCGTAGGAACTAAGTCTTGAGACAGTAGTATCTCAGTTTGAGGGTCAGTGGTAATAATCTGCTAAAATGCTCAACCCCAGGATtctttcaaatcaaaaacacactgttttctattCTACCTTCTTAATCCAAGTAAATTTATCAAggtagatttttgttttgatgtaagttGACAATTGTAAGACAAATTGGAATTTAAAACTTCAGGTAAAAGGAAACCTCAGTCATTATGGTTGCTGTCAAGCTTCgtcttttctacattttttttgggtGCATTTTGCTATGTAAAGAAGGTAGTGTGgcgagcggtctaaggcgctggattaaggctccagtctctcaggaggcgtgggttcaaatcccaccactgccattataaaaaatgacaaGTGCTTTAAGGAAACCACACTACCCTGAAGACAAACCCCCTACTAACTAAGCAACTAAGTCTTGAGTTAGGCGTGGCTCAGTTTGAGGTTCAGTGGTAAGTATCTGCTAAGATGCTCAACCCCAAAATCctcttcaaatcaaaaacacactgttttctattCCACCTTCTTAATCCAAGGAGCATTTATCAAGGtcgatttttgttttgatgtaagttGACAGAGAAATTGGACTTTAGAAATTCTTCCCACTGGCCGTAGGGGCTCTTTGATTTTGGTCATTGTGTTGCTATCAATTTCATTCTTT
The DNA window shown above is from Eleginops maclovinus isolate JMC-PN-2008 ecotype Puerto Natales chromosome 23, JC_Emac_rtc_rv5, whole genome shotgun sequence and carries:
- the qdpra gene encoding quinoid dihydropteridine reductase a, whose translation is MAAANRVIVYGGRGALGSKCVQHFKSKGWWVTSIDMVANEEANDNVIVKSSESFNEQAGQVTADVAQLLGELKVDAILCVAGGWAGGSCSSKDLYKNTDLMWKQSVWTSTISSHLATLHLKPGGLLTLAGAKAALSGTGGMVGYGMAKAAVHQLCQSLAAKNSGMPSGAVAVAILPVTLDTPMNRKFMPDADFSSWTPLEYIAEIFFSWTTGVNRPASGSLMELTTSGGETQAVPAQ